A section of the Leptospira terpstrae serovar Hualin str. LT 11-33 = ATCC 700639 genome encodes:
- a CDS encoding IS481 family transposase — MAWKETNVFEERMKFVVAWKRGGWSLTDLCHEFNISRVTGYKYLEQYELYGIDGLKDKSRRPKHHPHQTRKKIIELILQERKDHPRWGARKLLASLSARFHMIQKWPHPSTVGRILKQNNLINPPKRRIRKQCSEQPFSNALGPNDIWCADFKGHFTVGDGKRCTPFTVTDAYSRFLLCCEIVPKADTTNVINEFMKLFKLYGMPLAIRTDNGTPFASNALAGLSKLSVWWIKLGIKLERIEPGKPQQNGRHERMHKTLKEETALPPRSSLETQQKAFRDFQKEFNYLRPHEGIQNSFPANHYQKSKRKFPKRIVKASYPTNIMIGEINDIGNLHIEGHRIFLSSALADEEVGLEEISDRHVKIHFYGVSLGVIDLYTGKLLHFKNPMQSSLPSESGF; from the coding sequence ATGGCTTGGAAGGAGACAAACGTGTTTGAAGAAAGAATGAAATTTGTTGTCGCTTGGAAACGTGGTGGGTGGTCTCTCACTGACCTTTGTCATGAATTCAATATCAGTCGAGTGACAGGGTATAAATACTTAGAACAATATGAGCTTTATGGGATCGATGGGTTAAAAGACAAAAGCCGAAGACCGAAACACCATCCACACCAAACTCGAAAGAAAATCATTGAACTGATCTTACAAGAGAGAAAAGACCATCCCAGGTGGGGAGCAAGAAAACTCCTAGCATCACTTTCGGCTCGGTTTCATATGATTCAAAAATGGCCACATCCAAGTACAGTAGGTCGTATTCTCAAACAAAATAACCTCATTAATCCACCAAAAAGAAGGATCCGTAAGCAATGCAGCGAACAACCATTCTCCAATGCACTCGGCCCCAATGATATTTGGTGCGCTGATTTTAAAGGTCATTTCACCGTTGGGGATGGAAAAAGATGCACTCCTTTTACTGTCACAGATGCCTATAGCCGGTTTTTACTCTGTTGTGAGATTGTTCCTAAGGCAGATACAACCAATGTAATCAATGAATTTATGAAGTTATTTAAACTCTATGGGATGCCACTTGCCATCCGCACTGATAATGGAACACCATTTGCTTCGAATGCACTTGCAGGACTTAGTAAACTTTCTGTTTGGTGGATCAAACTGGGAATCAAGTTGGAGAGGATTGAACCAGGCAAACCACAACAAAATGGTAGGCATGAAAGAATGCATAAAACCTTAAAGGAAGAAACGGCTTTGCCTCCAAGGTCTAGCTTAGAGACACAACAAAAAGCATTTCGAGATTTTCAGAAAGAATTCAATTACCTAAGACCACATGAAGGAATTCAAAATTCTTTTCCTGCTAACCATTACCAAAAGTCGAAAAGGAAATTCCCAAAACGGATTGTAAAAGCTTCTTATCCAACAAACATCATGATTGGAGAAATCAATGACATAGGGAATCTTCATATTGAAGGCCATCGGATCTTTCTATCTTCCGCGTTAGCAGATGAAGAAGTTGGTTTAGAGGAAATCTCGGACAGGCATGTAAAGATTCATTTTTATGGAGTTAGCCTTGGTGTGATCGATTTGTATACGGGAAAGTTGTTGCATTTTAAAAATCCAATGCAATCCTCATTACCGTCTGAATCAGGATTTTAA
- a CDS encoding adenylate/guanylate cyclase domain-containing protein: MIEISAEIPFLRTSKLSFLLWDESPGSLETWDWNEGITIFFQTRRAGELEFRFGPPLWGIPTDTNRIEFPFVSIHNIPTNKYLASELSKLGEGKTIYVLLPKGMELEARSVFARLEYLWDDKVSPDRITHKFGLTGKTSSVADSTVSSLPISKKATLSHPPLEFVGKSGRKKEREAVLVSANDSEVHFEEVNSELVYEEREEISPEEESPNHPYDLIESSFSESEDPVTESVKTDLAPESKPADPKDIPEIHSLDNTANTKFSLQLKMMGVISFLFALSVSVIIFFASFYFKRSIELQLRDNNIRIAEIIGSKVKSDILGVVEKGRQIAITLTTQGLPEAERRLLIKTFFQNDKEFIYLGIFEKKENTLIMKREVFNEEELKKSSVTEEDFHAVVNRNRDALAEAFNGQAVLLNSSPGFQEPSFAIAIPTSENGELDNALVMIVKLNKIIGAFSKKGIETTFMVNGNGTALAHPKEDLVLAATDLASMPIVKSMLTSAPNTGQMSYVDEELGGSYLGSFQKIGFADAGVITIVSEEKAFADVYKSQKTNLYIAGIGLCSALIFVFFFSKTITKPVLQLLTATLEIAKGNFKIGIKPTTQDEVGLLTKYFIDMGAGLEEREKVKNILGSMIDPVVVQEAMVDLAALKRGSETLITAFFSDVASFSTISEQLKSADLAALLNEYLSAMTLLLKKHEGVLDKYIGDAIVGIFNAPVPVLDHELKAARASVDMVMKLGELREYWTKNNLYSKEAQVMDARIGLNSGPAKVGFMGTDALASYTMMGDTVNLAARLEAAGKDYGVNILITDPIRDPIQGEMVTRYLDLVRVKGKTEPVKIHELVGYRSMVTANQIEAAEIYESGFKAYLEQNWSLAIKLFTDSENAKGSKDKSSHMLIERCEEYKINPPGNHWDGVFTRTHK, encoded by the coding sequence ATGATTGAAATTTCCGCAGAAATTCCGTTCCTCCGAACGTCCAAACTCTCGTTTTTACTCTGGGATGAATCTCCCGGTAGTTTAGAAACTTGGGATTGGAACGAGGGGATCACTATATTCTTCCAGACTCGGCGTGCCGGGGAATTGGAGTTCCGTTTTGGGCCTCCTCTCTGGGGAATTCCGACAGACACCAATCGAATCGAATTTCCTTTTGTTTCCATTCATAATATACCAACAAACAAGTATTTGGCTTCCGAATTATCTAAGTTAGGGGAAGGCAAAACAATATATGTTTTGCTTCCGAAAGGAATGGAGTTGGAAGCCCGTTCTGTATTCGCTCGTTTAGAATACCTATGGGATGACAAAGTTTCACCCGATCGCATCACTCATAAATTTGGTCTAACAGGAAAAACAAGTTCTGTTGCAGACTCTACTGTTTCCAGCCTACCTATTTCGAAAAAAGCAACTTTGAGCCATCCCCCTTTAGAATTTGTGGGAAAATCTGGTCGAAAAAAAGAAAGAGAAGCCGTGTTAGTTTCTGCTAATGATTCAGAAGTTCATTTTGAGGAAGTGAATTCGGAATTGGTCTATGAAGAAAGAGAAGAAATTTCTCCTGAAGAAGAATCTCCGAATCATCCTTATGATTTAATTGAATCCTCTTTTTCAGAATCAGAAGATCCGGTGACTGAGTCAGTAAAAACAGATTTGGCACCAGAATCAAAACCGGCCGATCCAAAGGATATTCCCGAAATACACTCGTTAGATAATACGGCAAATACAAAGTTTTCCCTTCAATTAAAAATGATGGGAGTGATTAGTTTTCTTTTTGCTTTATCTGTTTCTGTAATTATTTTCTTTGCTTCTTTCTATTTCAAAAGGTCTATAGAACTTCAGTTACGCGACAATAACATAAGGATAGCCGAAATTATTGGTTCTAAGGTAAAGTCAGATATTTTAGGAGTCGTGGAAAAAGGTCGCCAAATTGCCATTACACTGACAACTCAAGGACTTCCTGAAGCAGAAAGAAGACTTCTTATCAAAACTTTTTTTCAAAACGATAAGGAGTTTATTTACTTAGGAATTTTCGAAAAAAAAGAAAATACCTTAATCATGAAGCGCGAAGTATTTAATGAGGAAGAACTGAAAAAAAGTTCGGTTACCGAAGAAGACTTTCATGCAGTGGTAAACAGAAATCGAGATGCTCTCGCGGAAGCATTTAACGGACAAGCAGTATTATTAAATTCTAGTCCCGGATTCCAAGAACCGTCTTTTGCAATTGCCATTCCTACTTCTGAAAATGGGGAGCTTGACAATGCCCTTGTGATGATTGTTAAGCTAAACAAAATCATAGGTGCCTTTTCCAAAAAGGGAATTGAAACAACTTTTATGGTGAATGGAAATGGAACGGCTCTTGCCCATCCTAAAGAAGATTTGGTTCTTGCTGCGACAGACCTTGCTTCCATGCCAATCGTTAAATCTATGTTAACCAGTGCTCCGAATACAGGACAGATGAGTTATGTAGATGAGGAACTGGGCGGGTCTTATTTAGGTTCTTTTCAAAAGATTGGATTTGCCGATGCAGGTGTAATCACCATTGTATCGGAAGAAAAAGCTTTTGCTGATGTTTATAAAAGTCAAAAAACAAACCTTTATATTGCCGGAATTGGATTGTGTTCGGCCCTTATTTTTGTATTTTTCTTTTCCAAAACAATAACAAAACCCGTTTTACAACTTCTGACTGCTACTTTAGAGATCGCAAAAGGGAATTTTAAAATTGGGATCAAACCAACTACCCAAGACGAAGTGGGACTTCTTACCAAATACTTCATTGATATGGGTGCAGGTTTGGAAGAAAGGGAAAAGGTTAAAAACATTCTTGGGAGTATGATTGATCCTGTTGTGGTACAAGAAGCCATGGTGGATCTAGCTGCCTTAAAACGAGGATCAGAAACTCTCATTACAGCATTTTTTTCCGATGTCGCTAGTTTTTCTACTATCTCGGAACAATTAAAATCAGCAGATTTAGCAGCCCTTTTGAATGAATACTTATCTGCTATGACCCTTCTTCTTAAAAAACACGAAGGTGTTTTGGATAAATACATTGGGGATGCTATTGTCGGAATCTTTAATGCACCAGTTCCTGTTTTAGACCATGAATTAAAAGCTGCACGTGCCAGTGTAGACATGGTCATGAAACTCGGTGAGTTACGTGAATATTGGACAAAAAATAATCTATATTCCAAAGAAGCACAAGTGATGGATGCAAGGATAGGACTCAACTCAGGACCAGCTAAGGTTGGCTTTATGGGAACAGATGCACTCGCTTCATACACCATGATGGGAGATACAGTCAACCTTGCAGCAAGGCTTGAAGCAGCAGGTAAGGACTACGGGGTAAATATCCTCATTACAGATCCCATTCGTGATCCTATCCAAGGAGAAATGGTAACTAGGTATTTGGATCTGGTAAGAGTGAAGGGAAAAACGGAACCCGTAAAAATTCACGAACTGGTTGGATACCGATCGATGGTAACTGCAAATCAAATCGAAGCTGCTGAAATTTATGAATCAGGATTTAAGGCTTATTTAGAGCAAAATTGGAGTTTGGCGATCAAACTTTTTACGGATTCAGAAAATGCCAAAGGAAGTAAAGACAAGTCTAGTCATATGTTGATTGAACGCTGCGAAGAATACAAAATAAACCCTCCTGGTAATCATTGGGATGGTGTGTTTACAAGGACACATAAGTAA